The proteins below are encoded in one region of Mycobacterium pseudokansasii:
- a CDS encoding MlaE family ABC transporter permease: protein MIQQLAVPARAVGGFFEMSIDTARAAFRRPFQLREFLDQTWMVARVSLVPTLLVSIPFTVLVAFTLNILLREIGAADLSGAGTAFGTITQLGPVVTVLVVAGAGATAICADLGARTIREEIDAMRVLGIDPIQRLVVPRVLASTLVALLLNGLVCAIGLSGGYVFSVFLQGVNPGAFINGLTVLTGLRELILAEVKALLFGVMAGLVGCYRGLTVKGGPKGVGNAVNETVVYAFICLFVINVVMTAIGVRISAK, encoded by the coding sequence TTGATTCAACAGCTTGCGGTTCCGGCCCGGGCCGTCGGCGGGTTCTTCGAAATGTCGATCGATACCGCACGTGCTGCTTTCCGGCGTCCGTTTCAGTTGCGCGAGTTCCTCGATCAGACCTGGATGGTTGCCCGGGTATCACTGGTCCCCACCCTGCTGGTCTCCATCCCGTTCACGGTCCTGGTCGCCTTTACCCTCAACATCCTGCTGCGTGAAATCGGTGCGGCCGACCTCTCCGGCGCCGGAACGGCATTCGGCACCATCACCCAGCTGGGCCCGGTGGTGACCGTGCTGGTGGTGGCCGGCGCCGGCGCCACCGCAATCTGCGCCGACCTGGGCGCCCGCACCATCCGCGAAGAGATCGACGCGATGCGGGTACTGGGTATCGACCCGATCCAACGCCTGGTCGTGCCAAGGGTTTTGGCGTCGACGCTGGTCGCGTTGCTGCTCAACGGATTGGTGTGCGCCATCGGTTTGTCCGGTGGCTATGTGTTCTCCGTCTTCCTGCAGGGGGTCAACCCCGGTGCCTTCATCAACGGGCTGACCGTGCTGACCGGCCTTCGGGAGTTGATCCTGGCCGAAGTCAAAGCGCTGCTGTTCGGCGTGATGGCCGGGCTGGTCGGCTGTTACCGTGGCCTGACCGTCAAGGGCGGGCCCAAGGGCGTCGGCAACGCGGTCAACGAAACCGTCGTCTACGCGTTCATCTGCCTGTTCGTGATCAACGTGGTGATGACGGCCATCGGCGTACGAATCTCGGCGAAGTAA
- a CDS encoding acyl-CoA dehydrogenase, translating to MRISYTPEQEDLRRELRSYFTTLMTPERREALSSIGGEIGLGNVYRETVAQMGKDGWLTLNWPKEYGGQDRSPMDSLIFADEAALAGAPVPFLTINSVAPTIMAYGTDEQKKFFLPRIAAGDLHFSIGYSEPGAGTDLANLRTTAVRDGDDYVINGQKMWTSLIQYADYVWLAVRTNTDSLGTKKHRGISVLIVPTTADGFSWTPVHTMAGPDTSATYYSDVRVPVTNRVGEENGGWKLVTNQLNHERVALVSPAPIFLCLREVREWAQNTKDSSGARLIDSEWVQLNLARVHAKAEVLKLINWELASSQDEAPSPADASAAKVFGTELATEAYRLLMEVLGTAATLRQDSPGVLLRGRVERMHRACLILTFGGGTNEVQRDIIGMVALGLPRASR from the coding sequence ATGCGCATCAGTTACACACCTGAGCAGGAAGACCTGCGCCGCGAACTGCGGTCGTACTTCACCACCTTGATGACGCCGGAGCGGCGCGAGGCGCTGAGCTCGATCGGGGGCGAAATCGGCCTCGGCAATGTGTACCGGGAGACGGTCGCGCAGATGGGCAAGGACGGCTGGCTCACCCTGAACTGGCCCAAGGAGTACGGCGGCCAGGACCGCTCGCCGATGGACTCGCTGATTTTCGCCGACGAGGCGGCGCTGGCAGGTGCACCGGTGCCGTTCCTGACGATCAACAGCGTCGCGCCGACCATCATGGCCTACGGCACCGACGAGCAGAAGAAGTTCTTCCTGCCGCGAATTGCTGCGGGGGATCTGCATTTCTCGATCGGCTACTCCGAGCCGGGCGCCGGCACCGACCTGGCGAACCTGCGCACCACCGCCGTCCGCGACGGCGACGACTACGTGATCAACGGACAGAAGATGTGGACCAGCCTGATCCAGTACGCCGACTACGTCTGGCTGGCGGTGCGCACCAACACCGATTCTTTGGGGACCAAGAAGCACCGGGGCATCTCGGTGCTGATCGTGCCGACAACCGCCGACGGGTTCTCCTGGACGCCGGTGCACACCATGGCCGGCCCCGACACCAGCGCCACCTATTACTCCGATGTGCGGGTGCCGGTGACCAACCGAGTCGGCGAGGAGAACGGCGGCTGGAAGCTGGTGACCAACCAGCTCAATCACGAGCGGGTCGCGCTGGTGTCGCCGGCGCCGATCTTCCTGTGCCTGCGCGAGGTTCGTGAATGGGCGCAGAACACCAAGGATTCCAGCGGAGCGCGGCTCATCGACTCGGAATGGGTGCAGCTCAACCTGGCCCGGGTGCACGCCAAAGCCGAGGTGCTGAAGTTGATCAACTGGGAGCTCGCGTCATCGCAGGACGAGGCGCCGTCTCCGGCCGATGCCTCGGCCGCCAAGGTGTTCGGGACCGAGCTGGCCACCGAGGCCTACCGGCTGCTGATGGAGGTGCTGGGTACCGCGGCCACGCTGCGCCAGGATTCGCCGGGCGTATTGCTGCGCGGCCGGGTGGAGCGGATGCACCGGGCGTGCCTGATTCTGACCTTCGGTGGCGGTACCAACGAAGTGCAGCGCGACATCATCGGCATGGTGGCGCTGGGCCTGCCCCGGGCCAGCCGCTGA
- a CDS encoding virulence factor Mce family protein, whose protein sequence is MPSKKPGSKRDRDPLRTGIFGVVLVVCVVLIAFGYAGLPFIPQGKTYDAYFTDAGGITPGNAVYVSGFKVGKVSEVSLAGDSAKITFSVDRKVVVGDQSLAAIRTDTILGERSIAVTPAGSGHATTIPLNRTTTPYTLNGALEELGRNANDLNKPQFEQALKVLTETLHDATPQLRGALDGVTSLSRTLNSRDEALQGLLAHAKTVTGVLSQRAAQVNKLIEDGNQLFAALDERRAALGALISGIDDVSAQISGFVADNRREFGPALSKLNQVLSNLNERRDYITEALKRLPAYATTLGEVVGSGPGFNVNVFSAIPAPLMAMVFDMVYQPGKLPDSFADYLRGLIQERWIIRPKSP, encoded by the coding sequence TTGCCAAGTAAGAAGCCAGGCAGTAAACGCGATCGCGACCCGCTGCGCACCGGCATCTTCGGCGTGGTGCTGGTGGTCTGCGTCGTGCTGATCGCATTCGGCTACGCCGGGCTGCCCTTCATTCCTCAGGGCAAGACCTACGACGCCTACTTCACCGATGCGGGCGGCATCACGCCCGGTAACGCCGTCTACGTCTCGGGCTTCAAGGTGGGCAAGGTCTCGGAGGTGAGCCTGGCCGGTGACAGCGCCAAGATCACCTTCAGCGTGGACCGCAAAGTCGTCGTCGGCGACCAGTCGCTGGCCGCGATCCGGACCGACACCATCCTCGGCGAGCGGTCCATCGCAGTCACCCCTGCCGGCAGCGGGCATGCCACCACGATTCCGTTGAACCGCACCACCACGCCCTACACACTCAACGGCGCCCTCGAGGAGCTGGGCCGCAACGCCAACGACCTGAACAAGCCGCAGTTCGAGCAGGCCTTGAAGGTGCTCACCGAGACGCTGCATGACGCCACACCGCAGCTGCGCGGTGCGCTGGACGGCGTGACGTCGCTGTCGCGCACCCTGAACAGTCGCGACGAAGCGCTGCAGGGTCTGCTGGCGCACGCCAAGACGGTAACCGGGGTGTTGTCGCAGCGCGCCGCGCAGGTCAACAAGCTGATCGAGGACGGCAACCAGTTGTTCGCCGCGCTCGACGAGCGCCGTGCCGCGCTGGGCGCGCTCATCTCCGGCATCGACGACGTCTCGGCGCAGATTTCCGGCTTCGTCGCCGACAACCGCCGAGAGTTCGGCCCGGCCCTCTCCAAGCTCAACCAGGTGCTGAGCAACCTCAACGAGCGCCGCGACTACATCACCGAAGCCCTCAAGCGGCTGCCGGCCTACGCGACCACGCTGGGCGAGGTCGTCGGATCCGGACCGGGATTCAACGTCAACGTCTTCAGCGCGATTCCGGCGCCGCTGATGGCCATGGTGTTCGACATGGTCTACCAGCCCGGCAAACTGCCGGACAGCTTCGCCGACTATCTGCGCGGGCTCATCCAGGAACGCTGGATCATCAGGCCGAAGTCACCATGA
- a CDS encoding MCE family protein, with protein sequence MAGGGVPSHRSMVIKVSIFALAMLLVAAALVVVFGDFRFGPEASYHATFTNASRLKAGQKVRIAGIPVGAVSGVALNPDNTVDVTFGVDKRYTLYSSTRAMVRYENLVGDRYLEITSGPGELRKLPPGGTINAQHTQPALDLDALLGGLKPVLKGLDADKVNTITSAVIELLQGQGGALSDVLAETSAFSTALGQRDQLIGDAITNLNAVLATVDQKSAQFSASVDQLQQLITGLADNKDAVAGAIPPLASTTTDLTDLLRNSRRPLQGILENTRPLATELDERKAEINNDIEQLGEDYLRLAALGSYGAFFNIYFCTVTIKINGPAGSDILIPMGGQPDPSKGRCAFAK encoded by the coding sequence ATGGCCGGCGGGGGCGTGCCGTCGCATCGCTCGATGGTGATCAAGGTCAGCATCTTCGCACTGGCGATGTTGCTGGTGGCCGCGGCGCTGGTGGTGGTGTTCGGCGACTTCCGGTTCGGCCCCGAAGCCAGCTACCACGCCACCTTCACCAACGCGTCCCGGTTGAAGGCTGGCCAGAAGGTGCGCATCGCCGGCATACCGGTCGGGGCGGTCTCGGGGGTCGCGCTGAACCCGGACAACACCGTCGACGTGACGTTCGGAGTCGACAAGCGCTACACGCTGTACTCGTCCACGCGTGCGATGGTCCGGTACGAAAACCTGGTCGGCGACCGGTACCTGGAGATCACCTCCGGGCCCGGGGAGCTGCGCAAGCTGCCGCCGGGCGGCACCATCAACGCCCAGCACACTCAGCCGGCGCTGGACCTCGATGCGCTGCTGGGGGGACTGAAGCCGGTGCTCAAGGGCCTCGACGCGGACAAGGTCAACACGATCACCAGCGCGGTCATCGAGTTGCTGCAAGGCCAGGGCGGCGCATTGTCGGACGTGCTCGCCGAAACCAGCGCCTTTTCGACGGCCCTGGGCCAACGCGACCAGCTGATCGGTGACGCGATCACCAACCTCAACGCGGTGCTGGCCACCGTCGACCAGAAGAGCGCGCAATTCTCCGCCAGTGTCGACCAGCTGCAACAGCTGATCACCGGGCTGGCCGACAACAAGGACGCGGTTGCCGGCGCGATCCCGCCGCTGGCCTCGACGACAACCGATCTCACCGACCTGCTGAGAAATTCGCGTCGGCCGTTGCAGGGCATCCTGGAAAACACCCGGCCGTTGGCCACCGAGCTCGACGAACGCAAGGCCGAGATCAACAACGACATCGAACAGCTGGGCGAGGACTACCTGCGGTTGGCGGCACTCGGCTCCTACGGGGCGTTCTTCAACATCTACTTCTGCACCGTGACGATCAAGATCAACGGTCCGGCCGGCAGCGACATCCTGATCCCGATGGGCGGTCAGCCGGATCCCAGCAAGGGAAGGTGCGCCTTTGCCAAGTAA
- a CDS encoding ferredoxin, producing MRVKVDRDRCEGNAVCLGIAPDIFDLDDEDYAVVKLDPIPPDREALAEQAIAECPRAALLRED from the coding sequence GTGCGGGTAAAGGTGGACCGTGACCGGTGCGAAGGTAACGCGGTGTGCTTGGGAATTGCACCGGATATCTTCGACCTGGACGACGAGGACTATGCCGTCGTGAAGCTTGACCCCATTCCGCCGGACCGAGAGGCCCTGGCCGAGCAGGCGATCGCCGAATGTCCGCGGGCGGCCCTGCTCCGCGAGGACTAG
- a CDS encoding virulence factor Mce family protein, with translation MTTAIQRRFGRRGVRTVTIIALVAVLVGGVYVLASVGGNGRKIVAYFTSAVGLYPGDEVRILGVPVGTVDAIEPRPSDVKITMSVSEDVKVPRDAQAVIMSPNLVAARFIQLTPAYTGGAVLPDGASIELSRTAVPVEWDEVKEALTQLSVTLSPAAGELQGPLGAAINQAADTLDGNGDSFHKALQELSQVAGRLGDSRSDIFSTVKNLQVLVDALSQSNEQIVQFAGHVASVSQVLADSSRNLDHTLGTLNQALSDIRGFLHENNSTLIETVSQLGDLTQTLSNQSDNLEQVLHVAGPGIANFYNIYDPAQGTLNGLLSIPNFANPVQFICGGSFDTPAGTSGPDYYRRAELCRERLGPVLRRLTANYPPIMFHPLNTITAYKGQVIYDTPATQAKAETPVPELTWIPAKPTTQPAPGNSTDLQSLLVPQAPGPPPGFGPLPGPPPSAAAGPQPAPAGSPAPTAPLPAEQGAG, from the coding sequence ATGACGACCGCCATACAACGACGTTTCGGCCGCCGGGGCGTGCGCACCGTCACCATCATCGCGTTGGTCGCGGTGCTGGTGGGCGGTGTCTACGTGCTGGCTTCGGTGGGCGGCAACGGCCGCAAGATCGTCGCGTACTTCACCTCCGCCGTCGGGCTCTACCCCGGCGACGAGGTCCGCATCCTCGGGGTTCCGGTCGGTACCGTGGACGCGATCGAGCCGCGGCCGTCCGACGTCAAGATCACCATGTCGGTGTCCGAGGACGTCAAGGTTCCCCGCGACGCCCAGGCCGTCATCATGTCGCCAAACCTGGTGGCGGCGAGGTTCATTCAGCTCACTCCCGCCTACACCGGCGGCGCGGTGCTGCCCGACGGCGCCAGCATCGAGCTGTCCCGCACCGCGGTCCCGGTGGAGTGGGACGAGGTCAAGGAGGCGCTGACGCAACTGTCGGTCACGCTCAGTCCGGCCGCGGGGGAACTGCAGGGCCCACTGGGAGCAGCGATCAACCAGGCCGCCGACACCCTCGACGGCAACGGCGACTCGTTCCACAAGGCGCTGCAGGAACTCTCGCAAGTCGCCGGGCGCCTGGGGGATTCGCGCAGCGACATTTTCAGCACCGTCAAGAACCTGCAGGTACTGGTCGACGCGCTGTCGCAGAGCAACGAGCAGATCGTTCAGTTCGCCGGGCACGTGGCCTCGGTGTCGCAGGTGCTCGCCGACAGCTCACGCAACCTGGACCACACCCTGGGCACGCTCAACCAGGCGCTCTCCGATATCCGGGGCTTTCTGCACGAGAACAACTCGACGCTGATCGAAACGGTCAGCCAGCTGGGCGACCTTACCCAGACCTTGAGCAACCAGAGCGACAACCTCGAACAGGTGTTGCACGTGGCGGGTCCCGGTATCGCCAACTTCTACAACATCTACGACCCCGCGCAGGGCACCCTGAACGGTCTGCTGTCGATACCCAACTTCGCCAACCCCGTGCAATTCATCTGCGGCGGCTCGTTCGACACCCCTGCGGGAACGTCGGGACCCGACTACTACCGGCGCGCCGAACTGTGCCGTGAGCGCTTGGGACCGGTGCTGCGCCGGCTCACGGCGAACTACCCGCCGATCATGTTCCACCCGCTCAACACGATCACGGCCTACAAGGGCCAGGTCATCTACGACACCCCGGCCACCCAGGCCAAGGCCGAGACGCCGGTTCCGGAGTTGACCTGGATTCCGGCCAAGCCGACGACTCAGCCTGCGCCGGGCAACAGCACCGACCTGCAGAGCCTGCTGGTTCCCCAAGCGCCGGGCCCCCCGCCCGGTTTCGGCCCGCTGCCGGGGCCGCCGCCCAGCGCCGCTGCCGGTCCGCAGCCTGCTCCGGCGGGCTCCCCGGCGCCGACGGCACCGCTGCCTGCCGAGCAGGGGGCCGGCTGA
- a CDS encoding 3-oxoacyl-ACP reductase, with amino-acid sequence MTRANGPASAATPARSASSPGSSTNATDLSGKVAVVTGAAAGLGRAEAVGLARLGGVVVVNDIGAALHNSDVIDEINAIGAKAVAVAGDISQRATADELVATADGLGGLDIVVNNAGITRDRMLFNMSDEDWDQVIAVHLRGHFLLTRNAATYWRAKAKDTADGSVYARLVNTSSEAGLVGPAGQANYGAAKAGITALTLSAARALGRYGVRANAICPRARTAMTAEVFGAEPEIAEGEIDPLSPEHVVSLVQFLASPAAAEVNGQLFIVYGPQVTLVAAPTVEQRFSADGQAWEPAQLSDTLRDYFAGRAPDRNFSATGLMAQ; translated from the coding sequence TTGACTAGGGCCAATGGCCCGGCTTCTGCTGCGACCCCCGCAAGGTCCGCATCGTCGCCGGGCAGCAGCACGAACGCGACCGATCTGTCCGGGAAGGTCGCGGTGGTCACCGGCGCGGCCGCGGGACTGGGCCGCGCCGAGGCGGTGGGGCTGGCCAGGCTCGGCGGTGTCGTCGTCGTCAACGACATCGGCGCCGCCCTGCACAACTCGGATGTCATCGACGAGATCAACGCAATCGGCGCCAAAGCGGTCGCGGTCGCCGGCGACATCAGCCAACGCGCAACGGCCGACGAACTCGTCGCAACCGCCGACGGGCTGGGCGGGCTGGACATCGTGGTCAACAACGCCGGTATCACCCGCGACCGGATGTTGTTCAACATGTCCGACGAGGACTGGGACCAGGTCATCGCGGTACACCTACGCGGCCATTTCCTGCTCACCCGTAACGCGGCCACCTACTGGCGCGCGAAAGCCAAAGACACCGCGGACGGCTCGGTGTATGCCCGGCTGGTCAACACCTCCTCGGAGGCGGGGCTGGTCGGTCCCGCAGGGCAGGCCAACTACGGAGCGGCCAAGGCGGGCATCACCGCGCTCACCCTGTCGGCGGCGCGGGCGCTGGGACGCTACGGCGTGCGCGCCAACGCAATCTGCCCGCGGGCCCGCACCGCGATGACCGCCGAGGTCTTCGGCGCCGAGCCCGAAATCGCAGAAGGTGAAATCGACCCGTTGTCACCGGAACACGTGGTCAGCCTGGTCCAGTTTCTGGCGTCGCCGGCGGCCGCGGAGGTCAACGGGCAACTGTTCATCGTCTACGGCCCGCAGGTGACGCTGGTGGCCGCGCCGACGGTCGAGCAGCGCTTCAGCGCGGACGGCCAGGCGTGGGAGCCCGCGCAGCTGAGTGACACACTGCGGGATTACTTTGCTGGCCGGGCTCCGGACCGCAATTTTTCGGCTACCGGTCTGATGGCACAGTAG
- a CDS encoding acyl-CoA dehydrogenase family protein, translated as MDFSTTEAAADLGGLVDTIVDAVCTPQHQRQLDALEQRFDRELWDKLAGADILTSAAATSLGGDGFGVLEQIAVLVALGHQLAAVPYLESVVLAAGALARFGPEELQQGWGVPAVSGSKILTVALDGEMGEGPVQAVGAAEGYRLSGTRTQVGYGPVADAFLVPTETDSGTEVFLVAADDPGVRVTALHTTGLGSIGHLTLDGVAVDGSRRVGGSTVVAWLRTIYSLGRSAFQLGVLERGLRMTAEYARTREQFDRPIGSFQAVGQRLADGYIDVKGLRLTLTQAAWKVAEDLPAELEVASAAFWAADAGHRVAHTIVHVHGGVGVDTDHPVHRYFLAAKETEFALGGATRQLRQIGRELAETPA; from the coding sequence ATGGATTTCTCGACAACCGAGGCCGCGGCCGATCTTGGCGGTCTAGTGGACACCATCGTCGACGCGGTGTGCACCCCACAGCATCAGCGGCAGCTGGACGCACTGGAGCAACGGTTCGACCGCGAGCTTTGGGACAAGCTGGCCGGCGCCGACATCCTGACCAGCGCGGCGGCGACGTCGCTGGGTGGCGACGGATTCGGGGTGCTCGAGCAGATTGCGGTGCTGGTCGCGCTGGGTCACCAGCTGGCCGCGGTGCCCTATCTCGAGTCGGTGGTGCTGGCCGCCGGTGCGCTGGCCCGGTTCGGCCCCGAGGAACTGCAGCAGGGCTGGGGGGTGCCGGCGGTCAGCGGATCGAAGATCTTGACCGTCGCGCTAGACGGTGAAATGGGCGAGGGCCCGGTGCAGGCCGTTGGCGCCGCCGAGGGCTATCGGCTTAGCGGCACGCGCACCCAGGTGGGCTACGGCCCGGTCGCGGACGCCTTTCTGGTTCCCACCGAAACCGATTCCGGCACCGAGGTTTTCCTTGTCGCCGCCGATGACCCGGGGGTGCGCGTGACAGCTCTGCACACCACCGGCCTGGGCAGCATCGGGCATCTGACCCTGGATGGTGTTGCGGTGGACGGCTCGCGCCGGGTTGGCGGCAGTACCGTGGTCGCCTGGCTGCGCACGATATATTCCTTGGGCCGCAGCGCATTCCAGCTCGGCGTCTTGGAGCGCGGATTGCGGATGACGGCCGAGTACGCCCGTACCCGAGAGCAATTCGACCGCCCGATCGGCAGCTTCCAGGCGGTGGGGCAACGGCTGGCCGACGGTTACATCGACGTCAAGGGGCTGCGGCTGACGCTGACCCAGGCGGCCTGGAAGGTCGCCGAAGATCTGCCGGCCGAGCTCGAGGTGGCCTCGGCCGCGTTCTGGGCCGCCGACGCCGGGCATCGGGTGGCGCACACGATCGTGCACGTGCATGGCGGTGTCGGCGTCGACACCGATCACCCGGTGCATCGATACTTTCTGGCAGCCAAGGAGACCGAGTTCGCCCTGGGCGGTGCCACCAGGCAGCTGCGCCAGATCGGGCGTGAGCTGGCAGAGACCCCGGCCTAG
- a CDS encoding MlaE family ABC transporter permease: MSYDVTIRFRRFMSRLQEPVDSFGEQALFYGETVRYVPNAITRYRKETIRLVAEMTLGAGALVMIGGTVGVAAFLTLASGGVIAVQGYSSLGNIGIEALTGFLSAFLNVRVVAPVIAGIALAATIGAGATAQLGAMRVSEEIDAVECMAVHSVSYLVSTRLIAGLVAIIPLYSLSVLAAFFAARFTTVFINGQSKGLYDHYFNTFLIPSDLLWSFLQAIVMSIAVMLVHTYYGYNASGGSVGVGIAVGQAVRTSLIVVVVITLFISLAVYGASGNFNLSG; the protein is encoded by the coding sequence ATGAGCTATGACGTCACTATCCGCTTCCGCCGATTCATGTCCCGACTGCAGGAGCCGGTGGACAGTTTCGGCGAGCAGGCGCTGTTCTACGGCGAAACCGTGCGCTACGTCCCCAACGCCATCACCCGCTATCGCAAAGAGACCATCCGGCTGGTCGCCGAGATGACCCTGGGCGCGGGCGCGCTGGTCATGATCGGCGGCACGGTCGGCGTGGCGGCCTTCCTGACCCTGGCCTCCGGTGGCGTCATCGCGGTGCAGGGCTACTCGTCGCTGGGCAACATCGGGATCGAGGCGCTCACCGGATTCCTCTCGGCGTTTTTGAACGTGCGCGTCGTCGCACCGGTGATCGCCGGCATCGCCCTGGCGGCCACCATCGGCGCCGGCGCCACCGCCCAGCTGGGCGCGATGCGGGTGTCGGAGGAGATCGACGCGGTCGAATGCATGGCCGTCCACTCGGTCTCGTACCTGGTGTCGACCCGGTTGATCGCCGGTCTGGTCGCCATCATTCCGCTGTATTCGCTGTCGGTGCTGGCCGCGTTCTTCGCCGCCCGCTTCACCACGGTGTTCATCAACGGGCAGTCCAAAGGCCTTTACGACCACTACTTCAACACCTTCCTGATCCCGTCCGACCTGCTGTGGTCGTTCCTGCAGGCGATCGTGATGTCGATCGCGGTGATGCTGGTGCATACCTATTACGGCTACAACGCCAGCGGCGGTTCGGTCGGCGTCGGCATCGCCGTAGGTCAGGCCGTTCGGACTTCGCTGATCGTGGTGGTGGTCATCACGTTGTTCATCTCGCTCGCCGTCTACGGCGCGTCCGGCAACTTCAACCTCTCTGGATAA
- a CDS encoding virulence factor Mce family protein, with protein sequence MAGGSRRTSVRVAAALLAGLMVGSAVLTYLSYTAAFTSTDTVIVSAPRAGLVMEKGAKVKFRGVQVGTVEDITYSGDQARLRLAIRSGEMHFIPSNATVRIAGNTIFGAKSVEFEPPKTAPSPTSLRPNAHVEAPQVQLEVNTLFQSLIDLLHKIDPVELNGTLSALSEGLRGHGDDLGALLSGLNTLTRQANPKLPTLQEDFRKAGIVTNVYADAAPDLNTVFDSLPTINKTLVDKQKDLNTTLLATIGLANNAYETLEPAEQNFIDAINRLRAPLKVAADYSPEFGCLFKGIGRGIKEFAPLIGVRKAGLFTSSNFVLGAPAYTYPESLPIVNASGGPNCRGLPDIPTKQNGGSFYRAPFLVTDNANIPYEPFTEVQVDAPSTLQFLFHGAFAERDDF encoded by the coding sequence ATGGCGGGCGGATCGCGACGCACCAGCGTGCGGGTGGCGGCAGCGCTGCTGGCCGGCCTGATGGTGGGGTCGGCCGTCCTGACCTACCTGTCCTATACCGCGGCCTTCACCTCGACCGACACCGTCATCGTGTCCGCGCCGCGGGCCGGGCTGGTGATGGAGAAGGGCGCCAAGGTCAAGTTCCGCGGTGTCCAGGTCGGCACCGTCGAGGACATCACCTATAGCGGTGACCAGGCACGGCTGCGGCTGGCCATCAGAAGCGGCGAGATGCATTTCATCCCGTCCAACGCGACGGTCCGCATCGCCGGCAATACCATCTTCGGGGCCAAGTCAGTGGAGTTCGAACCGCCCAAGACGGCGCCGTCGCCCACGTCGCTGCGCCCCAACGCGCATGTCGAGGCACCCCAGGTGCAGCTGGAGGTCAACACGCTGTTCCAGTCGCTCATCGACCTGCTGCACAAAATCGACCCGGTCGAATTGAACGGAACGCTCAGCGCGCTGTCCGAAGGCCTGCGCGGCCACGGCGACGATCTCGGCGCGCTGTTGTCGGGGCTGAATACGCTGACGCGCCAAGCGAATCCGAAGCTGCCCACCCTGCAGGAGGATTTCCGCAAGGCGGGCATCGTGACCAACGTCTACGCCGACGCCGCGCCCGACCTCAACACCGTGTTCGACAGCCTGCCCACCATCAACAAGACACTGGTGGACAAGCAGAAGGACCTGAACACCACGCTGCTGGCCACCATCGGCCTGGCCAACAACGCCTACGAGACGCTGGAGCCCGCCGAGCAGAACTTCATCGATGCCATCAACCGGTTGCGGGCCCCGCTGAAGGTGGCCGCCGACTACTCGCCGGAATTCGGCTGCCTGTTCAAAGGAATCGGTCGCGGTATCAAGGAATTCGCGCCGTTGATCGGGGTCCGCAAGGCGGGCCTGTTCACCTCGTCGAACTTCGTGCTGGGCGCGCCGGCCTACACCTACCCGGAGAGCCTGCCGATCGTCAACGCCTCCGGCGGGCCGAACTGCCGCGGTTTGCCCGACATCCCGACCAAACAGAACGGCGGGTCGTTCTACCGCGCGCCGTTCCTGGTCACCGACAACGCCAACATTCCATACGAGCCGTTCACCGAGGTGCAGGTTGACGCGCCGTCGACCTTGCAGTTCTTGTTCCACGGCGCCTTCGCCGAACGGGACGACTTCTGA